A single region of the Xiphias gladius isolate SHS-SW01 ecotype Sanya breed wild chromosome 17, ASM1685928v1, whole genome shotgun sequence genome encodes:
- the pcyt1bb gene encoding phosphate cytidylyltransferase 1, choline, beta b, whose translation MAGRRRGRGSNVQQQQAQQNQRGGPRRALREPATFTSSAGCESEIPHEKLTIAQARRGTPAHRPVRVYADGIFDLFHSGHARALMQAKNVFPNTYLIVGVCSDELTHKFKGYTVMTEDERYEALRHCRYVDEVVRDAPWTLTTEFLKRHKIDFVAHDDIPYTSAGSEDVYKHIKEAGMFVATQRTEGISTSDLITRIVRDYDIYVRRNLQRGYTARELNVGFINENKYRLQNQVDKMKETVRTVEEKSKHFVYRVEEKSQDLIHKWEEKSREFIGNFLELFGPDGAWHAIQERSGRMLQALSPYSSPRGSPSSSPTRRRSVSPDSSPVSASSSSSSSPSSLSPPSSPSSPSAPKKGTRSSLKAASADS comes from the exons GCCCTGCGGGAGCCGGCTACTTTTACCAGTTCTGCAGGTTGTGAATCAGAGATCCCCCATGAAAAGTTGACCATCGCCCAAGCACGGAGGGGCACACCAG CTCATCGTCCGGTGCGAGTCTACGCTGATGGGATCTTTGATCTTTTCCATTCGGGGCATGCTCGAGCTCTGATGCAGGCCAAAAATGTGTTCCCCAACACTTATCTGATAGTAGGAG TCTGCAGTGATGAACTGACCCACAAGTTTAAGGGCTACACGGTGATGACGGAGGATGAACGCTACGAAGCCCTGAGACACTGCCGTTACGTTGACGAGGTGGTGCGGGACGCTCCCTGGACCCTTACCACAGAGTTCCTCAAGAGACATAAG ATTGACTTTGTGGCCCATGATGATATCCCTTACACCTCTGCTGGATCGGAGGATGTTTATAAACACATTAAGGAAGCAG GAATGTTTGTGGCCACTCAGAGGACAGAGGGCATCTCCACATCCGATCTGATCACTCGCATCGTCCGAGACTATGACATCTACGTTCGGCGCAACCTGCAAAGAGGCTACACAGCCCGAGAACTAAATGTTGGATTCATTAAT GAGAACAAGTACCGACTCCAGAACCAGGTGGACAAGATGAAAGAGACAGTCCGTACTGTGGAGGAGAAGTCCAAACACTTTGTCTACAGAGTGGAAGAGAAGAGCCAAGACCTCATCCACAAGTGGGAAGAGAAGTCGCGAGAGTTCATTGGCAACTTCTTGGAGCTTTTTGGACCTGACGGAGCCTGG CATGCGATTCAGGAGCGGAGTGGACGTATGCTCCAGGCCCTGTCGCCCTACTCTTCACCCCGTGGCTCCCCCAGCAGCAGCCCCACCAGACGTCGCTCAGTTTCCCCTGACTCCTCCcctgtctctgcctcctcctcctcctcctcctctccgtcctctctctcccctccttcctctccatcctcccccTCCGCACCCAAAAAGGGGACACGCTCCTCTCTCAAGGCTGCTTCCGCAGACAGCTGA